In Benincasa hispida cultivar B227 unplaced genomic scaffold, ASM972705v1 Contig758, whole genome shotgun sequence, the genomic stretch AAAAGCTAACATACCacctattttttcaaaaaaaatgtctttctatttttaattattaaacataaaaaaaacatttatcatttttttcttctcccttcTTTCTTCCATTCAAATAAGCCGTTGCATTgttttcttgaagaaagaacTCTTTTGTTCTAGCGAGTTGTTCGAATCTCAAAccattttttatcaaaattatatcaatctttaaatatttttataataatataaatatgatattgtccactttaaacatagattttcatgactttgcttttgatttcttttaaaagccttacatcatttaaaatagttatattttatttaaaactatatattatagatATTTCTCTTACCTAGCTAACTTACGTGGACCTTTATGGACAACAATATACATGCTGAGAAAGTTAGACATCAACGTAACAAATTTTGTAACCTTGCACAGGTGGAGTAAAGTAGAATTAAGGATTATGTGATGATCCAACTAGTATTTTTTACaatcatattatttaatttccGTTAACCTGTTGATATTTCCATGTTTTCATGTGTTCAATATCAACATTAGGGGTGACTCGATATTTCCATTATATCGTTGAAAAATCTacgaaacataaaaaataaacaacaaaatgtcactaatgTAAAcccaatataatataaatagtaGACATGTTAACTTGTTTTAAAacgaaaaattattttaaataacaaaattattaaaaatatttataaatatagaaaaatttcacTGTCTATCTGCGATAAACTGCAATAGACTGCAATAAACTACTCTCTATATCTATTTGTGTTATGATAGATATACATATATAGACATTTTATGAACATTTCCATTGATATTTCCGTACTtatttgttatgattttttttttaaaataaattatgcatCAATAATATAAGGTAACATTGCAAAAATGTGTTATTCTTCAACATTAGAACTTATACCAAGGAAAATAGttataaattcataatttttctgTTTGACAAGCACAAATTAGTACACAATTAGTGCATTCACTGATATTATAAATActcaataatcaaatttgacaATTGACTTTGCTAAATGATTACATGAACTCCAAAGCTTTCATTAATCAAAGAGTTAGAGATGAAACAATGTGAGATATTACatgtgattttaattaattaatggatCATTCTCATTAACCCTAGGTCAATTATGTATACagctaaatttatcaatcacaTTAACGATTGTGGGACCTGTCCTAAAAAAACGAGTGTGGGATCTATTAGAGTAGGTcggaattaaattaaatttttgttcgAGATTGTTGTAGCTTTAAAATAATTGATAGTCACTATGCTTTTTATAAACTTGGCTGTATAATGTGGTATATTAGTGTTTGATAAATTTTCGTTTTATAATTGAACAAGTTGGATACatatttagtaaataaatactaaattatcGTTTTAGATATAGTAAATAAAATGgacctaattttattttttttaataatttataacaattaaataatcgtttaaaatggatatataaaataaatcttaattttagagaatataatttaaaatttaatttttattaaaattgcaTATGCTTTTAGAGGAACTAATTTTGAGTTGGTGTAAAATGAATATGtgatttagaaattattttaatgaatttaattgttttatcaaacacaaaaaaaatagttaagattattttttaatccaaaCGCACCACCCTAAATGTACTCCAAAAGTGGAGGATTTAACTATCAACAGATTCAACATAAACGTAGTTCAACTGACCTAAGATATGTATTCTTGACCAAAATGTCAAAAGTTCAAATCTTCCACCATGTATATGTCGAACTCAAAAGAATATATGCCTTATACATCCAAAGAATTGAAAGATAGTTGGGTACATTTTTAAGATACATCTATCTTTGTGCGTCTAACTCTAATGTTAATCATAGTTCGTCACATGACAATCTTttctaattgtttttttttcttgaaaatatttttctttttctttttttttttgtatgtgtGACAATCATCAATTTGATGTGCATTTTCATTTCTGGAATGAATCAAgtataatttgaagaaaatatgTGTTTATATGATCATGTTGgtaaataatgaaaatatctcttgttttgggtcattttgtgtTTATGTAAGGTTTTTGGAGGTaataaagttatttttaataaagaCTAACTATATTTTGTCTTCTGCATGAAACAGGATTTTTGCTCCAATATGGCTGCACACACTGCTCCACagacaaaaataaaatgtggAGCATTGTGCCATAGATTGAGTTAAACTGAGATTTTGGCAACCATAATGAACTTGTTGATTTTGAGATCTTAAATTGTAAATCCACTCTGAATCCTCCTACATTAGTTTGAAACATCAATTTCGACAACTACCCACTCCTTTGATGCCTATATAAAATCATCTAATTCATCCATTTAGGGAGTCAAACCTTGTGACAAAATCTACACCTAAAGTTGAGAAGGAGACTTCCATCACTTCGCGAATGAAAGTTCCTCTGAAATTAGGGTTCCTAAGTCAAATCTCACTCGTGAGAAACTGTTGTGAGTGAGATTCAGCTTGAAAGATTGAATCAAGCCAAGAGAGAACCCCAAAAAAATGTAGGAATTGCCCAAGGATcataaattctattttttttttctagattatagttattgttttctttattgTTTTTCCTATTTCTGTTTGATATTCATTTCATCTTGTATTCTTGAAGTTTATTTGtcaaagttatttatattgtttctTATTACGAGCTAAATTCTTTAAGGGATTCAGTTTCGTGGATATCTTAAAAAGATAGAATGACTTGAGAAATTGTGTAGCTTTGCATCTACTTCTACTATTTCTTTTTGTTGAAAATCACGTTTTATCTTGTTAATCTGAATTGGTCATTTAAGTTAGTATGCTAGTTGAGTCTTAATACTGAGAAGATTAAGGCAATAATACACGAAGTTCACAAAAGAATATGAGACTAAGAGTCTAGACATAGGATGTCTTGTGACCATAGACACAAGTCACACCATAAGACTAAAGGACTGCATATAAACCTAACTTATAGTCAACTATAAACATATTGGTTAATTTTTTAGACTTCTAAGAGTGTTTGAAATCTTGAATAGAGTTAATCAGTTCATAATATGAAAGGCAGTGTGGTTGCATTGTGGTCACAATGCTCAAGGTATTTTTCCTAAGGATTGAAACTTGACTTCAATCTCATGTTTGCTATCATTAATTAACTTGCAATCAACTAACATTCAACAGAACACTCTTTCTTAAAAACCTAAATTTTACAACACAATCTCATGGAAAAATGATGCTCGAAATATTTCCATCTTATTAGTTATTATCGATAGTGTATGCTTTGTACTTGACTATTGATTTTTCTTAGCTGGTTTATGAACTATGACAACCTGTACACTTTTTGAATTATTGGTATGATTAGAATGAGATGTACAAAGATGAGGCGTAACCAAATTATTGCTCCAAAGGATTAGAAACGGGAAAAAGGATCAATTTCTTATACGATTATCTAACACAAGCTAATAGCAAATCTAAAAGTATTATTTCTAAATATGAAACATTATCAGTACCTATATATTATTAACTGtagtctatcgttgatagacttatCTATGGCTAGGGTCTATTATTGATGAACCTATATCaggtctatcagtgatataccTCTCACTGATTGTGGTCTTTCAATGTTAAATGTTTATCATTGATGGTTTGCATACTTATTTGCTATTATGTTTGTTAATAGTATATcatttcaataaaatataaatatttattagatGCTTTTTTActtattcattttcttttaggtTTATTATGGATATACATAAAATAGAAATACTATGTCGATGACATttagcttttaattttttttctatatttgtttattttcatgcTAATTTGTTATTAACACATTGTCACACATATACCATaacaataaaattgaaaatgttaTATCAGTGATTTAAAATTATTGTCTATTCATGATTGTTTGCATGTTTATGTGTtttgagatctatacttgatttATCATATCAATAAATTAGAAgaagattaaaaataataaatcactGATaacttaatattaataataaatcaattaataacaAATGACAATAAATTACTACTAATAATGTATCACTAATAtaccatttatatatatatatatatatatattagtgatAAATATGTATCAATGATAAAGGTTGAAATGGTCTATctagataaatataaaaatgttctATCAATGTAGACATAAAGAATAATTTCTTGTTAATAGACATAAAAGTAATCtaacaataataaaaagttATCACTAATGGATATATTAACGGTTTATGAATAATATACACAAAAAAAATTCATCACCAATAGACATAAAAATGAATGATAAGTGGTAGACATTTACTAGCGATAGAATGTATAAAtggtctattagtgatagacataAAAATAATGTGTCAGCAATAGAAGTCAATAAGTAATAaactattaattaaaataatctatCAAGATGATAGAAGTTTGTCATCTACACAACCATTATAATTAAAGAGCAATGATTAGGTGCAGTCTAACTCATATGCTCTTCACTTCTTGACCAcacaaaaaagaaattagaaaaaaattaatttaaaaaataaaataaaaattaccacGTGCAGTAATTTATTAGACTATACTTAAGGTGCACCAAAATAGGTATATCTAAAGAAGCATCCAAATTTTTTCCATAATTAAATGatatatcaatgatatactttaaaaaatttgaaaatttacatatttgtatattatttatttatgtgtatGAAGATCAATTTTACTATccaagagagaagaaaaagaaaaggtcaAAAGCAAAGAGGTGAAATAAAGCAAATGATTGATTTTGGAAATGAAATAAAGCAATGATTGGGACCTTTAGAGTGAGAGCAATAATGGAACAAGTTTTTGTGTTGGTTCCGTTTTTCATGGGATCCGACGAGAAGAAAAGGATATAACTTTGAGGCTCAAATCAAAGGAGGGGGgaaggattaaaaaaaaaaaaaaaaaaaaccctaaataatataaagaagaacaaaactaCCGAAATATCAATTTACTAGACATCGCAGTATCGATCCATAAGATGGTCTTCAAGTCAAACACCAGAAATTTTGGTTCGTCGTACAATACATGCTAGAATGTGAGCAATGGAATTATAGATTATTGGACAAAAAGAGAACTTTTTTAAATAATGCCTCATCGATTTAAAGCTCTAATGTGATCAGAAAATACTCGGATTTCATTATTGAAACAATCTCGACTTTCAAGTAAGTTCCAAAGAATCATCGAATCTGTTTAacccaaaaaggaaaaatctaTGCTTTTTCAACTATAATAATACCATCTAAGAGAGCAGCAGTTTTgacaataacaacaataatatcgATGAACTTTAGAACTTTTTGCATCAATATCAAATAAACTCCTAAATCTACGATAATATTTAGATGTATTCATCTTTATGCATTCATCTATCACACATACATAAATATtgagttaaaatatttttaaaaagaaataagaagtaTGTAATAAATTATGACTGAATAGtttaatattaaacaaaaatagaTACTGATCGACATGTTTTCCTAAATCTACAACCCTTAGAAAACCCTAATCTAAAATTTTCTTCCCACATCCACGTGTCCCCTTCTCCTTTTTCCCTCCATCCCTTGATTTCATCACTTTCATAGGCAAAACCCAGAAGCTTCGagccctcttttctctctctctctcttccttttTGTCTCCATTCTCTCATAATTTTCCCAATCCCCAAAATACCCTCTTGCCTCTCATCATATCTCCCTCATGTCCACTAAGGTCATTTTAGTAATTTCAACACTTGAAATCAACTCCTCAAACATGGGCATGGAAGAGCTTTAAGGACCACTATAAAAGGAACAGAATATGGGCAGCTCTGGAAACTACAAGTTGTGTACTAATATTAAACCAAACCCGAAAAACCTctcattttcaagaaaaaaaagctGTCATTTTTGTGATTCCCTTTCAAAATGGAAGAATACCCAGAAGCCAGAAATTTGgattcaaatcaaagtttgaatctttatgatgatgatgatgatatcaGAACATCATCAAAGGATTATAATTGCTGCAGCAAAGTTGAGATGTTGATACGGATGGTGAAGTTCACTGTGTTTTCTTTGGTTTTAgccttgtttttttctttcttctctttattcCCTCATTCCTTTAGTGTCTATTTTTCCACTTTCATGTTCTCTCTTCTCAACCATGCCATGGAGAGAAAGTATATGTTCTTAATTTGTAATGGAATCCTGTTTCTTTTAGCCACTTCCTCTGTTATTGaagattcttcttcttcttcctcttcttttggGACTTGTTCATTTAATTCCCATTctgatcatcatcatcatcatcagctTGAACATGATCTTGTGGCTGCCATCGATGGGTCTGATTCTGAAGAATCAGTAcagcaaaatcaagaagaagaagaagaagaagaagaagagattcaTAGAGATGAATTAGaggaagaaatggaagaagatgaagggtGTTTTACAGATGAggttgaagatgatgatgaagaagaagaaggaaaaaggaggGAATTAGAGGTAGTGGTGAGCACAGAAGAATTGAACAAGAAAATAGAAGAGTTTATTAGGAAAATGAAGGAGGAAATGAGGATTGAAGCAGCTCAAACTCAACTCATTGCAGtgtaatcaattaaattaatgcatgccaaataaatcaatataaaatattaatattttatgataaaataaaaagccttttatatattatatatatatatatatatatatatatatatccactTCTTTGACATGAAGTGAAAATTTGACCTAATTTATCCCAGttgaatgtttttattttagtaaAAATTTCGGTATATAAATGTGTTTGTTCAAATCTTACATAGtttaatattatctaattaaacatttttatgtCTTATGAAAGCTTTCGTATTATTGGAAAAAATTCTATTCAACAACAAATTTAGAGtgatttttttactaaaaaaaataaggaaatatCAATTGCTCATAAAAGGGACCTGCTTTACAATGGTCAAAGTCTTAAGTAAAATTATCAGttactattaattttataattttaaaatttatgatcGTAGTAATCATTCTTTTATCATCACGAGTCATATCTTGAAATCTAGTTACTTTTATACTATTAATGGTGGTTAAGTTAATACATATTAATATATCTAAACCAGTATCAATTATAATTATgaactttaattaaaattttatttaacctttaaaatttgaagttgattttaaaataattcagTGAATGTTTGCcgttaaatttaatttacacGTGAAAATGTTATTGTACCTATTTACATATTATTCACATAATATTTGTGAATCAtacatgtgtttttttttaattattttaattttacatcttcaattttttattcttttgtttatgatttttttttttaatcttagtCCTCAATTTCTTTTTCGTGTTTAAATTCATTATCATAAACAATATGCATATTCAACGATAATTGTTTTGGAAGAAACTCTAAATTTTAAGAGTGTTTTAAAGTTTCTCCGACGGTCTACAACAGAGTCGTGATAAAAGTCGTCGGCAAAAGATTATATGCCAATTGTTTAACCTTCAGGAAATTTATATGTTCTCTTGATGTTGTAGATAACACGTCGGAGAAAGCCTTACACCTGACGCTTGCAAAAATCTCCTTGGGAGTATAATGAGATTTTCCAATTCTACTTTTACATATTCGTTGGTAGTCCGGTTTGATCTTTTTTTCCAACTATATTTTCCCATGGTTTGTAAATGCCTGTCGGGAGATAATGTTACTTTTGACGTCAATGGGTAAAAAACTGGAGTTGATATCTTAAATCTTGTGGGTCATGTAGtatgtaattataatgtatacataattttatttattcaataaaatatgagatattttatttgacgtTTAGTAGTATTAACCCATAAAATcagtaaactaatattcaaagttattttctatagtttaaatatgcatgtagagacatacaagtggattatatTTAAGtgttaacctaaatggtctgtagtagatggataaggttgaataTCTTATTTTGATGACACACTACGAATACGATTCGCTTTGTAGATGtaacaattgttgtaaagtgctacaaatgatatgatcttgatcattcatgtagaaacatgtgagcgggagtgttctatacaaaagaatttgtatGAGACTGAACTACGAAATGaataatctctttatataatgccattaatagtaaagacttacatttcactaggatgaccataggtgacatgacttgaatcctgagtgagttgtgaactcctgcctataaattTAGTTTGgccaatcttatccatttactacagaccatttaggttatgaGACTgaactaagtctgtaccttccTCTTCTGATAccaaaaagaggaagaagaagaaaggtggaaaggagAAAGCTAACCTACCAGCTACTacccaaaagggcaagaaggccCCGACTGCAAAGAGAatttatttccattgcaaccgaGAGGAACATTGGAGaaggaattgtcccaaatacttggcagaaaagaagaagatcaagcaaGGTAAATGCGATTTACTTTATTGgaaacttgcttagtggagaatgatgattcgacttggataatagattcagatgccactaaccacgtttgttcttcctTTTAGAGAATTAGTTCCTGACGGCAATTGGAGGTTGGGAAGATGATGATGcatgttggaactgggcacgccATCTCAACTACAGCAGTGGGAGGACTTCGATTTTGCTTACAGAAATCATATATTCTACCagataatatatatgtggtccAGACTTGAAACgaaaccttatttctataaatgttTGCTTGAATAGAACTACTCTTTatcttttaatgtaaataaagtgtttgtttacaaAAATGGAGCATATATTTGTTCTGCATATTATTTAcctttttaattacttttttctTGAGTTGATTTGAACTTCTtgcttttttttattgaaaataattttatataagtTGTTCTATGCTCtcataatctttatgtgctaagactgttagcAACAAAAACTCTCTTAAGTATAAACTGTTTAAAACTGCGGTAACTCAGTATACAAGACATAAAATATCTCCTAAGAAAATGTCAATCTTTGACACCtaagattagaacacataaatcataataggattgagagaagagtcaataatagacttctaaGTAAATTATACATTACTTAAAAAGGAGAAACAACTTCTAATTAATGGtcagtttaattaaatatattatttaccTTTCTCATTACTTTTTTCTTGAGTTGATTTGAACTTcttgctttttttcttttttttttttattgaaaataatttttatattagttGTTCTATGTtctcataattatttattgtccttcacttctaagaaaaaaaaaattaagcagaagaagaagacaaaaactacaataaatataatattttagaaCCAACATTCACTAGACAGATTTTATTTTGCTTttgaaagaaagagagagaagaaagagaacaTCTGTAATGAAAATGATCAGAAAAAAATGACGCAATAAACTTTTAATGatcgaaaaaaagaaaatgttagaAACATCATCAAAATTCAGTCGATAAAATACAGTTAGAGACATTAAATAATATTGCTGTTTGaagtttgaaatttgaaatttgaaatggtAGAATGGTTTCCATTTCACACTGTAACAAAAAACATGtcaaacatatatattatgtaataaattatatgatttccttagaataaattaataatatttttaaagtacTAATATTACAAAACTTATTATATAAAGAATTGTTGAGAAATCAATTTTACATATATTGAGGTGATTAACTACcacaagtttaattaattgtaattataTTACTAAACAAAGtccaaaaacaagttttaacaTTGATATCCATAATTACAAACGTGCTACCAAACGTACATCTACATAGTTTAATTCTTGGAATGTTATACACACATATTTTTGAGTTGAAGAAGGTTAGGgattacaattttttattttttattgaagagaaatatatttgaaataataattaatgtttcaactaaaaaaactttaaacaaatataGTTTTGATTAAGATTTATATCTTCTTCTTAAAAATTAGATGTTTGATTCTCTAATGTCCCAAGATCTcatgtatatattttaaaggGCTTCTTGCATATTtgaataagttttaaaaattaggcCCATAACCAAAACTTATTACTTTTGTAAAAATGGGAAAAAGTAAGCTCATCCCATGAAATGTCAAAAAAGTACGAATACAACTGATACATCTGACAATAAGGATAGAATGGTTCAAATCACAAATCTTAtgataaacaaaattttcatatatcaGTTGAGTTGTGTTCTacggttattattattattatttttttttgtagcacAACGTTGTGAGGTGGGAGCTAAATTTAGTTTCGCCACTATAATCACCTAGTGAAGTAAGAAAAACAACTTTAATCAATAGAAAAAAGCTAGCCACAATCTTTTCAATTGCTTTAAGATTGGAAAGCAAAATGAAGTACTTAAGGATTGTACTTTAAACAGAGGGAGAAAAAGCAGAGTAGTAAATCCTAAGGAGTGGAATTTTGTTTTGTTGGATCTTTTGCTTTGCTTTTGCTTCGACAATTACAACACAAATTACTatgatttcttttctttcttccccATCCCATTATCATTCATCCGACAATTTCTTTTCCCAATTTGTCTTCTTCCACTTCGTTCAATGCCCAAAACCCTAAAAATCGACCTCTCAAACCCCATTTTGTGGCTCCAAATCCGCCCCTTTCTTTGTCATTCTTTTCTTACCTGTATTTGTGGATCCAAATCATGTGCATTCTCTTGTTCTTTCTCTTTAATGGGACCCCTTTTACCATTTCCGATCATTATCGAGTAATTTCTTTCTTACTCCTACCTCCAGCGACAAATCAGATTAGAATACCCGGAATCTGGAAGGACCCCATGTAATGCAATCATGGATTTTGGTTGAAGATTAGTGTTCTTGGCTTTGATCTTTCCGAAGTGATTGTTCATGCAGCACATTGAGTTCGTGTAAGTTTCTGATGCTCTTTGTTAATAGGAACAGTTTGTTGTTGTATAAGGACTTGGCTTTATTATTACGACATGTCGTTTTTAGTTAGTGGGTTGCGGGAAAATGGGGGCTTGTTAATGGCGAGTGGTAAGGATTTAGGCAGGTGGAAGTCAGAGAGTGAATGTTGGATTCTATGGCAATTTCTCATACATTCTTTTTCTTGACTGTTGATTTGTTTTGTTCTAAATAAAGAAACACAACTTTCTGGCCTAAATTGTAGCTGTGCTTATAATGGACTTTGTCAATTAAATCTCACTCTTAAACTCTTCTCTTATCTCTATTTAGTGAACAGGTTAAAGAATGTTTAGTATTGATTTCTCATGAATTTTGTCTAATTTCTAGGGGAGAACGAAAATCATTAAGCTAAATGGGGAATTACTGTTAATGTGCCTATACAAAATCATCAGGCCTTTCAATAATTATCGTTTCTTTCCAGCATTTGatgataaaatgtgaggatggcTGTTGCTTGCATTGTAATGGTTTTGGCTTCATGTTATTTCCAAAAACACTGATTCTTTATTGGTTATATTGGAAAGCTCTTGAAATTGATTTGGAGGCAATAATTTCAACATCCTAATTGATAATTAGGCTGTGAAAATTGAAAGCATTGACCTATGTAATGTCCCTGAAGAGGGTATGTTTGGCCAGTTTCTGCCTGTGGATTAGTATCAcatgatataatttttttgttggtAAATTGGTATCTATGTTAATGACCTAAAAACATTGCGTCCCAAAAATTAATCTCTTCTGAGTTAAAAATCAACAGTTTTAACCTGGTTAGAAGAGCTTTATTGATTTTCTGATGGACTCTGGTGATGTTGAGCAATCCTTGCTTCCTAAGCTGTCCGATTCTGATAAGAGGAATTCTCTCCAGAGAAGAAAATCTAATCGTCATGGTAGTTTTTCACATTCAGTAGAAAATAATAATCAACCACACAATTATGATGTAGTGTCTCATCAACGTATTGCTGTTTCACAAGTTAGTTTTAGGAAAGTATTTGTTCTTCTGGCGATTTATTTGGGAGGAGGcacattttgttttttccttGTTCGTGATCAGATCACTGGCAAGAAAACAAATGGGATTGTTGATGCCATTTACTTTTGTGTTGTCACAATGACCACCGTTGGGTATGGTGATCTTGTTCCTAACAGCATAGTTGCAAAACTACTTGCATGTGTTTATGTCTTCACTGGAATGACCCTTGGTGGGATGATTCTTAGCAAGGCAGCCGATTACATTGTGGAAAAGCAAGAAATTCTTCTGGTTAAGGCCATGTACATGGGGAAAAAGATCAGCTCCAGTGAGATTCTTCAGGAATCTGAGGCTAACAAATTGAAACACAAATTCATTATGACTGGAATCCTCCTCTGGGgtcttgttgttgttggaacTCTTATCTTGACTGTGGTTGAGAAGCTAGAGTTCATGGATGCCTTTTATTGTGTTTGCTCCACAATCACGACTCTCGGCTATGGGGATGAGAGCTTCTCTACAACAGCCGGTCGGGTTTTTGCTGTCATTTGGATAATGAGCAGTACCATCTGCTTAGCACAGTTCTTTCTGTACCTTGCAGAATTACACACAGAAAGGAGACAGGAATCACTGGTAAATTGGGTTCTCAGCCGAAGCCTCACGTACAAGGATCTTGAAGAAGCAGATCTTGATCACGATAAAGTAGTAAGGTCAGTCTGATTTACCGGCATATTTCTAATCTTTGAATTCCATTGGATTTATTTCCCATTACCCACGTCTTAACAATGATTAATCCTGTTTTGATTCAATTCTTGCATGTATCATGGGGCTTATTGGCAATCTGCTTTATCAGTGCTGCAGAATTTGTTTTATATAAACTGAAGGAAATGGGGAAGATCAATCAGGAAGATGTTTCTCCCATACTTGACACTTTTAAGAAGCTTGACATTGATCAATCAGGAA encodes the following:
- the LOC120070020 gene encoding glutamic acid-rich protein-like; translation: MEEYPEARNLDSNQSLNLYDDDDDIRTSSKDYNCCSKVEMLIRMVKFTVFSLVLALFFSFFSLFPHSFSVYFSTFMFSLLNHAMERKYMFLICNGILFLLATSSVIEDSSSSSSSFGTCSFNSHSDHHHHHQLEHDLVAAIDGSDSEESVQQNQEEEEEEEEEIHRDELEEEMEEDEGCFTDEVEDDDEEEEGKRRELEVVVSTEELNKKIEEFIRKMKEEMRIEAAQTQLIAV
- the LOC120070021 gene encoding two-pore potassium channel 1-like — its product is MDSGDVEQSLLPKLSDSDKRNSLQRRKSNRHGSFSHSVENNNQPHNYDVVSHQRIAVSQVSFRKVFVLLAIYLGGGTFCFFLVRDQITGKKTNGIVDAIYFCVVTMTTVGYGDLVPNSIVAKLLACVYVFTGMTLGGMILSKAADYIVEKQEILLVKAMYMGKKISSSEILQESEANKLKHKFIMTGILLWGLVVVGTLILTVVEKLEFMDAFYCVCSTITTLGYGDESFSTTAGRVFAVIWIMSSTICLAQFFLYLAELHTERRQESLVNWVLSRSLTYKDLEEADLDHDKVVSAAEFVLYKLKEMGKINQEDVSPILDTFKKLDIDQSGSLTEADIVTS